Genomic DNA from Shewanella woodyi ATCC 51908:
GACACTGAATTTGTTCGTACCCGCACTTTTTATGCTCGCCTTGGCTTAATACAAGCTTATGATGGTAAAACCCTGGCCTTGATTGACCCTGTGGCAGTCAGTGATCTTTCAGGTTTCTGGAGCTTGTTGACAGAGCCTAGCATCACTACGATTTTACACTCATGCAGTGAAGATTTAGAGGTCTTTGCTCGCAACGGTCAGTGTCAGCCAGTCAAGCTGTTCGATAGCCAGATTGCCGCAGCATTATGTGGTTTCGGCCATGGCTTGGGCTATGCAAAGCTGGTTGAGCAAACCTTGAACATCCCACTTGATAAAGGCGAATCTCGTACCGACTGGATGAAACGTCCCTTAAGTGAAGCGCAGCTGAACTATGCGGCTAACGATGTTTACTACCTTTATCAGCTCTATCCACAACTTGTAGAGAAGCTTGAGGAGCAAAATAGACTGGGTTGGGTATTCGAAGAGGGTGAGCGTATGACCCAAGGTCGTCTGTCTCCACCGGATCTTGAGCTGGCTTATTTAAGGGTTAAAAACGCATTTCAACTGAGTCCTAAACAGTTAGCATATTTAAAAGTATTAGCAAAATGGCGCTTATCAAAAGCCCTGTCACGGGATCTTGCTGTAGGTTTTGTTGTTAAAGATCACGGCTTAATTGGCTTAGCGAAAAAGCAGCCTAAAAATAGCAGTGAACTCTATAAGATGATTGAGCTGACAGAGCAGGAGAAGCGTGTTCATGGCAAAGATCTTATTAGGTTATTAGCCACGGCGGATCTGGATAACCTGCCCGACGCTATCGATGTATTGGCATTGAAAACAGGCTATAAGAGTTCGTTTAAAACTATTAAGCAGTGTTTAAGTGAGCTCAGTGAACGCCATGAAGTACCTATTGAGCTCTTGGGTTCTAAGCGGCATATTCATGAGTATCTTGAGTGGTTGTGGGCAGGTAAGGTTGGAGATAAACCTCTGCTGTTATCTGGCTGGCGTGAAACCTTGGTTTCAGCACCGCTGTCGGCACTGTCTCTCTAATTTAGTCCAACTTGGGCCATATTATTAAGCAAACAACTAAACCCCGACTTCATGTCGGGGTTTTGTATATCACACTCTTATGACTTTTCAGGAAGAGTGACGTTAAGCTCAAGTACCGAGAGTTTATTATCATTTTTATCGAGTTGAACAGAAACCTGTTCAGGGTCGATATGCACATACTTTTTTATCACCTCAATGATCTCTTGCTTCATTTGAGGAAAGTAATCCGGTGCATCTCGCTCACCACGCTGATGGGCAACGATGATTTGCAAACGCTCTTTGGCTGTAACCGCTGTAGCCGGTTTTTTACTGCTTTTGAAATAATCAAGTAAAGACATAATTAACTACCAAATATCCGTTTTAAGAAACCTTTCTTCTGCTCAGTGACAAAACGTAAAGGTAGCTCTTCTCCCAATAAGCGATCGACGCTATCGCTGTATGCTTTACCCGCATCACTCTCTTGATCCATGATAACAGGTACACCTGAATTAGAGGCTTTTAGGACAGCTTGAGACTCAGGAATAACCCCAATGAGTGGTATTGCTAAGATCTCTTCTACATCTTCAACACTTAACATCTCACCTGTGGTGACGCGTGCAGGGGAGTAGCGTGTTAATAATAGATACTCTTTAACTGGCTCTAATCCCTCTTCGGCGCGTTTAGATTTACTCTGTAACATACCAAGAATTCGGTCGGAGTCTCTGACTGAGCTCACCTCTGGGTTCGTGGTTACAACAGCGACATCTGCAAAGTATAGCGCCATCATAGCGCCTGTTTCGATGCCTGCAGGTGAATCACAAATGATAAACTCAAAATCTTTTGCTAAATCATCCAGTACCTTGCCAACGCCCTCTTTGGTAAGTGCATCTTTATCACGGGTCTGTGAAGCTGGTAGAACAAATAGGTTTGGACAACGCTTATCTTTGATCAATGCTTGATTCAAGTTTGCCTCGCCATTGATCACATTGACGAAGTCGTAGACGACTCTGCGCTCACACCCCATGATAAGGTCTAAGTTACGTAGTCCGATATCAAAATCAACAACGACAGTTTTATGTCCCTTTAATGCCAAACCTGTAGCAATAGCCGCACTGGATGTGGTTTTACCCACGCCGCCTTTACCTGAGGTGACAACAATTATTTGTGTCATTTCTAATTCTTTCCTTTTTGCTGTCTTTAAAGTGGCAGCGCTTCGATGGTAAGAGATTCACCTTCGAGGCGAACACAGCCACTTTTCGTTGTACTATTATGTTGAATGTTTTCCGCTAGCCAGTATTGACCTGCAATGGAGACCAGTTCGGCCTCCAAGGAGCGAGCGATGATGATGGCGTGTTTGTCGCCAGATGCACCAGCCATCGCTTTGCCGCGTAAATTGCCATAAATATGTATGCTGCCATCGGCAATCACTTCAGCGCCATTACCCACAGTGCCAAAAATCACTAAATCGGCATTCTTGGCATAAATCTGCTGCCCAGAACGCACATTTTGTTTCACTATTTTACTGGTTTTAGGAAGCTGAGGCTGAGTATTTGATTGCTTACCGGATTTGATGTTCGCAAGACCCAGTGCTTTTGCTTGGGTGGCTATCTCATCAATCGCTTCGGTGATCCCAACAATGACTAACTGCCTTGATATGAGCAGGTCTTTTAGTGCCGCTAAGTTATAGTCGGGGGCCTTGATGCGACTTAAATTAACCACAAGTGGCGCACCGAGAAAAAATTGCGGAGCAATAGCTAATTTGCCGTCTAACTCAATTGTCACTTTTTCCAGATCAAGCTGGTTAATGTGGAGTACAGAGAGTGTAAATGATGAGCCTTTTAACTCTAGGCTGGGTGTCTGCATTGTGACCTTAGCTCTTTATAAAATAATCAGACTTGGCGCTGATTTGCATTATATTAATAGCTGTCCATGTTATAGTGTGACTCAGTCAGTGGCAAGTTGAATAGTAGGAAAGTAGACAGTATATGATCTGTGCGGTATATAAGAGTCGGCGTAAAGCCGATAGTTATCTTTTCGTTGAAAAACGTAATGAATTTGAACGTGTCCCCGAAGCACTGCTCGAGATGTTTGGCCCTCCAGAACTTGTGATGATGCTACCTTTAATGAAGCGTGATCATTTAGGCTTTGCTGATATTGAAAAAGTGAAGAGTGAATTGGCCGATAAAGGCTTTTATCTTCAATTACCTCCGCCTGTGGTTAACCTGCTTGAAGAGCATAAGCGTGAAATAGGCTACAGTAGAGATTAATTGAGATTAACGATTAGCTTAATTAGGGATACAAAATGACAGGGATAAATCTCGGAGCCATTAGTGCTACTTTTGTGATCGCAATAGGGTTACAGCATAACGTTTTTGCCCAAGACGTTAAACCCACATCCAGTTTTCAGCAATTCCTTTCTAACCTTAAGCAGGAAGCAAGAGAGAAGGGGATAGCTGAGCAGACGTTAGAATCGAGTTTTTCCAATATCAAGTTGTTTAGAGCTGCGCAAGACAGCAGTAAAACAGCTGAAAAGTCGATGACCACCTTAGAGACCTATATTCCTGAGCGCGTTCCTGAGTGGAAAGTGGATAAGGCCAGAGCTCAGTTCCTTCAATACAAGACAGAGCTTAAGGCTATTGGCGATAAGTACGGTGTTCAGCCCAGATTTCTCGTTGCGCTTTGGGCACTGGAGTCTGATTTTGGTGAAGCGATAAGTCAGTACCCACTGCTGTCAGTTACCGCCTCAAAAGCTTTTGATAAACCAGAACGTGTCGACTACCAAGAGGAGGTTTTTGCGACTTTGCAGATCCTTGAGCAGGAGTCCTTGCAAGTTAGTGAACTTAAAAGCTCATCTAAAGGGTTAGTGGGTCAGCCTCTATTTTTGCCCAGTCAATACCTTCTTTATGCACAAGATGGGGATGGCGACGGAAAGATTGATCTATGGGGCAATCCTCAAGATATCTTTGCATCTCTTGCTAATTATTTAAAGCAAGTTGGTTGGAAAGGTGAGCAGACTTGGGGACGACAGGTATTGTTACCAGAGAACTTTGATGTCAACGACTCATCTAATGGGATCTCCAAAACGTTTTCTCAATGGGGGGAACTAGGGATAAGCCGCTATAACGGTAAGGCGCTTCCAAATCGAGATGATATGTTGGTTTCACTCATTATGCCTGACGGTGCAAAGGGGCGAGCCTATCTGGTTTACGATAACTATCGTACTTTAATCAAACGAATGGACTCCGACTATCAAGCTTTGTCGGTGACCTATCTTTCAGAGCGCATTAGATAGCTCAACAGCAGTCACAAGTGTGGTTACCTGGGTGATAATATCAGGTTTCATTATCGCTGATGACTAGTGTAAAATAGCCCGTGAGAACGGGCTTTTTTGTAGATTAAAAATCATGTCATTTTGGAAAGAAAAATCCTTAGCGCAGCTTGATACCCAAGAGTGGGAATCATTGTGTGATGGGTGCGGTAAGTGCTGTTTAAATAAGTTAATCGATGATGAAACCGAAGAGCTCTATTACACCAATGCAGCCTGTAAACTATTAGATCATCAAGATGGTCACTGCGTTCATTATCAGGAACGCTTCACCTTTGTGCCATCTTGCACTCAAGTGACGGTTGATAACGTTGCCCAGTTGACTTGGCTTCCCGATAGTTGTGCATATAGGCGCTTGTATCTTGGGCGAGAGTTACCCTCTTGGCACCCTTTGATCACAGGCTCGAAAGCAGCGATGCACGAGGCTGGTATGTCGACACAAAATAAAGTGAAGTGTGAGACAAAGGTGAGATATATCGAAGACCATATCGTGTTGTGGCCGATGAGAGATCTGGACTAATACAGACATTGTGAATAGTCCAGATAGATTTTGAGTGCTATTTTGCCGCTTTTGTTTTACTGGCTAAGCGCTTTTCTTGTGTTATCACCTTACTCCAAAACTCTGAGCCTAGCTCTGCAATAACTCGGGATTCACCGTTTAGTAACATGGCCATACCTATTTTCAGACGTGGGGAGTAAGCAATTTCTGCTACATAGCCTGCTACCCATCCCGCGTGGTACACCAGCTCTTCGCCTTCAAAATCGTAGACTCTCCACCCTTTACCGTAATGGGCATCATTGAGATGAGTTCGCCATTCACGACGTCTAAGCTCCTTACGTGTGCGCACTCCTGGCTCCTTAATATCTTCGAGTAGCTGCGGGCTTAGTACCTTAGGGTTATTCCCTAAATTGGCAATCAACCATTTAGAGATATCTGTGATGCTGGCATTGACGCCAGCTGCCGGCTCTACTTGATAGTAGTTAGGTTTTACCTTGACCTTTTTAAAGCCCGAACGGGTTTTTATATGGGGACTTGCGCGATTATTGCTTGCTAGAAAGGCGTCCATACCAATGGAAGCTGTGCTCATTTTAAGGGGGGAGAAGATCCGCTTTTCGACTAAGTTTGCATAGCTGCTGCCGGTTTGCTGCTCAATCACAGGTTGGATAAATGAGAAGGCGATATTTTGATAGCTGTAGCAGACACCGGGGGAGCACATGGGAGTAAGCTTAGAAAACTGAGGGATTATTTT
This window encodes:
- a CDS encoding YcgL domain-containing protein: MICAVYKSRRKADSYLFVEKRNEFERVPEALLEMFGPPELVMMLPLMKRDHLGFADIEKVKSELADKGFYLQLPPPVVNLLEEHKREIGYSRD
- the minC gene encoding septum site-determining protein MinC; translated protein: MQTPSLELKGSSFTLSVLHINQLDLEKVTIELDGKLAIAPQFFLGAPLVVNLSRIKAPDYNLAALKDLLISRQLVIVGITEAIDEIATQAKALGLANIKSGKQSNTQPQLPKTSKIVKQNVRSGQQIYAKNADLVIFGTVGNGAEVIADGSIHIYGNLRGKAMAGASGDKHAIIIARSLEAELVSIAGQYWLAENIQHNSTTKSGCVRLEGESLTIEALPL
- the minD gene encoding septum site-determining protein MinD, whose amino-acid sequence is MTQIIVVTSGKGGVGKTTSSAAIATGLALKGHKTVVVDFDIGLRNLDLIMGCERRVVYDFVNVINGEANLNQALIKDKRCPNLFVLPASQTRDKDALTKEGVGKVLDDLAKDFEFIICDSPAGIETGAMMALYFADVAVVTTNPEVSSVRDSDRILGMLQSKSKRAEEGLEPVKEYLLLTRYSPARVTTGEMLSVEDVEEILAIPLIGVIPESQAVLKASNSGVPVIMDQESDAGKAYSDSVDRLLGEELPLRFVTEQKKGFLKRIFGS
- a CDS encoding lytic murein transglycosylase, producing MTGINLGAISATFVIAIGLQHNVFAQDVKPTSSFQQFLSNLKQEAREKGIAEQTLESSFSNIKLFRAAQDSSKTAEKSMTTLETYIPERVPEWKVDKARAQFLQYKTELKAIGDKYGVQPRFLVALWALESDFGEAISQYPLLSVTASKAFDKPERVDYQEEVFATLQILEQESLQVSELKSSSKGLVGQPLFLPSQYLLYAQDGDGDGKIDLWGNPQDIFASLANYLKQVGWKGEQTWGRQVLLPENFDVNDSSNGISKTFSQWGELGISRYNGKALPNRDDMLVSLIMPDGAKGRAYLVYDNYRTLIKRMDSDYQALSVTYLSERIR
- a CDS encoding serine hydrolase domain-containing protein yields the protein MLFKSRQLFPFGLACLLLSTQAIAKSDYQALSDNFKQEFHKQLKKNGVPGGAFVIIEDDKILKMSSYGKRKKGGSLNINSNTVFRLASVSKTFAGTLATMLVHEKKFSWEDSLIHYMPEFKLADSSATKEINLGHVIGQSTGLMPNSYDNILNANGKLKKIIPQFSKLTPMCSPGVCYSYQNIAFSFIQPVIEQQTGSSYANLVEKRIFSPLKMSTASIGMDAFLASNNRASPHIKTRSGFKKVKVKPNYYQVEPAAGVNASITDISKWLIANLGNNPKVLSPQLLEDIKEPGVRTRKELRRREWRTHLNDAHYGKGWRVYDFEGEELVYHAGWVAGYVAEIAYSPRLKIGMAMLLNGESRVIAELGSEFWSKVITQEKRLASKTKAAK
- the rnd gene encoding ribonuclease D; amino-acid sequence: MLAFQYIDDDASLAKLVSQYRESQLLVLDTEFVRTRTFYARLGLIQAYDGKTLALIDPVAVSDLSGFWSLLTEPSITTILHSCSEDLEVFARNGQCQPVKLFDSQIAAALCGFGHGLGYAKLVEQTLNIPLDKGESRTDWMKRPLSEAQLNYAANDVYYLYQLYPQLVEKLEEQNRLGWVFEEGERMTQGRLSPPDLELAYLRVKNAFQLSPKQLAYLKVLAKWRLSKALSRDLAVGFVVKDHGLIGLAKKQPKNSSELYKMIELTEQEKRVHGKDLIRLLATADLDNLPDAIDVLALKTGYKSSFKTIKQCLSELSERHEVPIELLGSKRHIHEYLEWLWAGKVGDKPLLLSGWRETLVSAPLSALSL
- the minE gene encoding cell division topological specificity factor MinE — its product is MSLLDYFKSSKKPATAVTAKERLQIIVAHQRGERDAPDYFPQMKQEIIEVIKKYVHIDPEQVSVQLDKNDNKLSVLELNVTLPEKS
- a CDS encoding YcgN family cysteine cluster protein encodes the protein MSFWKEKSLAQLDTQEWESLCDGCGKCCLNKLIDDETEELYYTNAACKLLDHQDGHCVHYQERFTFVPSCTQVTVDNVAQLTWLPDSCAYRRLYLGRELPSWHPLITGSKAAMHEAGMSTQNKVKCETKVRYIEDHIVLWPMRDLD